The Nitrospirota bacterium genome includes the window GAGTTCGGGTTATCGATGTTGCGCAATAGATATTTTTCCATGGCCGGTCCCTATGTATAGCTTTCCAGGATTTTGGTAATGCTCTCTTCTGTCAGGTTCTCGTGGAAGTCGGTGTCCACGAGCATCGCCGGCGCCGTGCCGCAGGCGCCAATGCACTCCATGATGACCAGGGAAAACCTGCCGTCCGCCGTAGTCCCGTTGGGATCGAGTCCATACCTGGTCTTGAGCATCTCGACGAGCCGCTCCGCTCCCATGACCGTGCAGGCCACGTTCGTGCAGAGCTGGATGAGGTGCCGGCCCATGGGGCGGTGGATGAACATCGAATAGAAGGTAGCGACGCCCTTGATCGTCGCCTTGGGAACATTGAGCAGCTCGCCGATCGCCGCCATCGCCTCGGGGGCTATCCAGCCGTTCTCCCGCTGCACT containing:
- the nuoE gene encoding NADH-quinone oxidoreductase subunit NuoE codes for the protein MLSDSAVAEINRIKEKYQDPRSCLLPSLYVVQRENGWIAPEAMAAIGELLNVPKATIKGVATFYSMFIHRPMGRHLIQLCTNVACTVMGAERLVEMLKTRYGLDPNGTTADGRFSLVIMECIGACGTAPAMLVDTDFHENLTEESITKILESYT